The sequence GATTTATGCGCTCTGGAAACAGGTTGATAAGAATGTGAATAAGTTTCGGACCTTACAGCGTAAAATTCCTCAGTCACCCTTGCCTGGTTTTGGTAGAAAATCTGGTAATGATGGTAATTTTATAGAATTATTCCCACTGTTTATTCAATTTCCAGAAGCCGGATATTATCCTTTAAACGGATATCCCGGGATGACGCCCCAATCATTATACTGAATTCTCCTGGTTCAACTACCCATTGCATGTCCTTGTTCAACATTGCCAGCATTTCCGGAGTAATTTTAAATTTCACTGTGGCAGAAGCACCCGGTTCCAGGTAGATCCGTTGAAAACCTTTGAGTTCCATTACAGGCCGGCTTACGGATGACAACAGGTCACGAATATATAATTGTACGACTTCTTCACCTGCCATTTTTCCTGAATTGGTTATCTGGCAACTGACAGTAGTTGTTTCACCATTTTTAATTTGTGCAGGACTAAACTGAAGGTCAGTATAGTCAAACCGTGTATAACTCAAACCAAATCCGAATGGGAAAAGTGGTAAGCCGGACAGGTTGTAATAATCATCGCCACGGCCGGTTGGTTTATGGTTGTATACCAGCGGTAATTGGGATTCATGTTGCGGGAAACTGATAGGCAGGCGGCCTGACGGGTTATTATCTCCAAAAAGGATAGCAGCCAGGGCATTACCTGCTTCTTCCCCGCCGTACCAACTGTCTATGATGGCACCGGCATTGTTTATCCAGTTGCCCATGGTAATAGCACTGCCGCCTGTAAGTACAACCACCACCGGCTTTCCTGTGGCCGCTATTGCCCTGATTAATTCCTCCTGGTGGCCTGGCAGGGACAGGTAAGCACGGTCCTGGAACTCACCCTCATGAATGCCTGCTGCGACAATGGCGATATCTGCCTTTTCTGCTATTGCTACAGCAGCTTTTAATTTCTTAGCCCAGTCATTTTTGACATCCATGGTCCAGACCAGGCGGATATGTGCATTGCCAACCGGTTCGAAATATTCAACACGGATTGCGTATTTTTTGCCTTTTTCAAAATACCGGCTTACGAGTTTAGTGCTATAGGTTTGTTTGTTCCAGTTATTGATCAATAGGCTATCATTGATGTATAACCGATAACCGTCATTTCCATCCAGTCCGATTGAATAATTTCCTGTTTTGGGTGCTGTTAAGTCACCGCTCCATCTTACTGAATAAAAGTCTGCATTGATTTTTTCACCAGGTGAGGAGAGGGTCCAGGAAAAGTTCAATTCACGATCGGTCCTGGTTAAAGCCGGTGTACCGGATAACAACAAATTATTGAAGTATTCCCCTTTTAATCCTTCCTCCCTGCCATTTCGCAAATTAGCTGCTGGTATGACCGTAAAATTTTCTGCAGCTATGCCGGCTCCATGGGAATAGGTTACTGGAATTTGGCCCGCTCTTTTTTTGATGCCTTCCAGGAAATTTACCGTGCCATTCCCACTTCCGCTATATCCGCCCAGCCTTCCGGCCGTGGCTTCTTCACCAATCACTGCAATGCTGCGTATCTTCTTTGAAAGAGGTAATAGGTTGTTTTCGTTTTTTAACAGGACCATTGACTTAATTGCTGCTTCCCTGGCAATTATTTTATGGTGATTGTTATTTAGTAATGTGATGATTTGTGATTCATCAACATAGGGGTTCTCAAACAGACCCAATTGAAATTTGGCGGTCAGCACCCTTGCTACGGCATCATCAATACGGGTTGTATCAACTGTCCCGTTTAAAAATGGCGGTATGAATAATTTATGGTGCGCATAATCTGTCTGGAAAATCACATCCAGTCCGTTATTCACAGCATGCATCCCGGCATCTGAATAGGTTTTGGCAGTATTGTGTAAAACCACCTCACCGCCAACAGCATTAGCATCGGAAATCACAAATCCATTAAATCCCCATTCACCTTTAAGTTGTTTCATGAGTAATTTATTGTTGCTCGAACTTGCCTGACCATCAACTGAATTATAAGCTGTCATGATAGACCTTGAGCCACCGCGTTCAATACATGCTTTGAAGGGTACCAGGTAAATTTCTTTCATGAGGCGGTCATTCCAGTGGATAGGATAACTATCCCGGCCTCCATCCCCCACATTTGCAATAAAATGTTTGGGAGTGGTAATAATTCCCCTTTGTTCAAATGCCTTTACAAAGGCTACGCCCATTTCACTGGACAGAAATGGATCTTCCCCATAAGTTTCTTCTGTGCGGCCCCATCGCACGTCACTGGCGATATTCACGACCGGTGTAAGGATATCCCTAATGCCCCTTGCCTTAGTTTCAACCGCAATGGCTGATGCCACGCTGTTCATCATAGCAGTATCCCAGGTAGCTGCCAGGGCAATAGCCTGTGGAAATGCCGTAGCGCCGTCACGAACAAGTCCATGCAATGCCTCATCAAAAGCAATGATGGGAATACCCAGGCGGGTCTCTTCCACGAAAAATTTCTGTATAGCATTGATTTTCCGGGTAAGTGCCAATGGTTTTTCGGTGGTATTATAGGACAGCAGTTGGCCACCTGCATCACCTTTAGATCCGGCACTTACCTGGAAACCAAAAATGCCGTTTTTCAATTGGTCCTTGCTGACCTGGTCAAGGTCACCGGGAATCATGAACAGTTGCCAGAATTTCTCTTCCGCATTCATTCTGCCCAGGAGGTCTTTCACTCTTTCGGGTATGGGTAAACGGGGATTTTTATACGGAGGGATTTGTTGGCCAATGGATACAATTGAGGTAATAATCAACAAGAATAAAACAGGGAGGATTCTCACTTTGATGTAATTTTAAATCGATACTTGTTAAGTTTTGCCATATAAAACTAAACATGTTCGGTTCATTTTAAATCCTTTTGCATGAAAAGAATTTTCTGTATCATTTCTTGTTGCGTCTTTTCACTCGTTGTAGCAGCCCAGGAACATGAAATGTCTACAAATTACATTCGGCCAACTGATCCATTGGTGTTGGAGAAACTTGATCATTGGCAGGACCTAAAATTCGGCTTATTCATGCATTGGGGTACCTATAGTCAATGGGGTGTTGTGGAAAGCTGGAGTATTTGTCCAGAAGATGAAGGGTGGACCCAGCGGCGAGGTCCATATGCTGCAAATTATAATGACTATAAAAAGGCTTATGAAAACCTTCAAACCACCTTCAATCCAACCCGGTTTGATCCGGCTAAATGGGCTGCTGCCGCTAAGGATGCCGGAATGAAATATGTTGTGCTGACTACCAAACACCATGATGGGTTTTGTATGTTTGATACCAAAGAAACCGATTACAAAGTCACTTCCGGTAAAACCCCTTTTTCAACCAGTCCCCGGAGCAATATTGCCAAGGAGGTATTCGATGCTTTCCGGAAGGATGGTTTTATGATCGGGGCCTATTTTTCAAAGCCAGACTGGCATGAACCGAACTATTGGTGGCCCTATTTCCCACCCAAGGATCGCAATGTGAATTATGATCCAA comes from Flavihumibacter fluvii and encodes:
- a CDS encoding glycoside hydrolase family 3 C-terminal domain-containing protein yields the protein MRILPVLFLLIITSIVSIGQQIPPYKNPRLPIPERVKDLLGRMNAEEKFWQLFMIPGDLDQVSKDQLKNGIFGFQVSAGSKGDAGGQLLSYNTTEKPLALTRKINAIQKFFVEETRLGIPIIAFDEALHGLVRDGATAFPQAIALAATWDTAMMNSVASAIAVETKARGIRDILTPVVNIASDVRWGRTEETYGEDPFLSSEMGVAFVKAFEQRGIITTPKHFIANVGDGGRDSYPIHWNDRLMKEIYLVPFKACIERGGSRSIMTAYNSVDGQASSSNNKLLMKQLKGEWGFNGFVISDANAVGGEVVLHNTAKTYSDAGMHAVNNGLDVIFQTDYAHHKLFIPPFLNGTVDTTRIDDAVARVLTAKFQLGLFENPYVDESQIITLLNNNHHKIIAREAAIKSMVLLKNENNLLPLSKKIRSIAVIGEEATAGRLGGYSGSGNGTVNFLEGIKKRAGQIPVTYSHGAGIAAENFTVIPAANLRNGREEGLKGEYFNNLLLSGTPALTRTDRELNFSWTLSSPGEKINADFYSVRWSGDLTAPKTGNYSIGLDGNDGYRLYINDSLLINNWNKQTYSTKLVSRYFEKGKKYAIRVEYFEPVGNAHIRLVWTMDVKNDWAKKLKAAVAIAEKADIAIVAAGIHEGEFQDRAYLSLPGHQEELIRAIAATGKPVVVVLTGGSAITMGNWINNAGAIIDSWYGGEEAGNALAAILFGDNNPSGRLPISFPQHESQLPLVYNHKPTGRGDDYYNLSGLPLFPFGFGLSYTRFDYTDLQFSPAQIKNGETTTVSCQITNSGKMAGEEVVQLYIRDLLSSVSRPVMELKGFQRIYLEPGASATVKFKITPEMLAMLNKDMQWVVEPGEFSIMIGASSRDIRLKDNIRLLEIE